The Brassica rapa cultivar Chiifu-401-42 chromosome A10, CAAS_Brap_v3.01, whole genome shotgun sequence genome segment GGCCTCATAATCTGCAGCGTGACGAACCATCAACTCCACGAAACGCATAGTAGGCCGTGCGACTACCTCTTGGTCCAAACACATCCTCGCCACATGAAATAATCTGACCAAACCTTCAGCCGAAAACCATCTAGCCAGCGCAGCATCAACAACCAGAGGCATACACTCTTCTATGTTCAATACTGGCATTAACTGCAAACATCACAAATTCACATGTTACTTTCACCACAAGAAAACTAACCCCTAGTACTCAAAAAGTTTCCTTGAGACAACATACCCAATCAGTGAGCGTCCTTGCTGGACCAAGTTCTTCAATATCAAAAGCTTTCCTTCCAGTGAAAAGCGTCAACAGGAAAACTCCGTAGCTGTAGACATCAGACTTGCtcgaaaccaaaccgaaccactCTGTTTCGGGTGCTATGCATCCCGTACTTCCCTTGATCCTACTGATCTCGCTCTGCTGCTCAACACCAGCTTCATCTTCAACGATTCTTGTCGCTAATCCAAAACCACTCAGCTTCGGCATAAAATCCTCATCAAGTAAAACCTTGGAAGCCCTAACATCTCTGTGAATCATCTTCAACTCCTCGTGTACGTAAACAAGAGCTTCAGCTACACCCACTGCGATTCTCATCCTTGTGTACCAATCCAAAACCTGATTGGTTTTATTACCAGCAAAGAGGTAGTGATCGAGAGAGCCTTTTGGTATGAACTCGTGGACGATGACGCAGTGTTCGCGGTTGACACATTTGCCGAGAAGTTTGACCACGTTCGGGTTATTAGCTCTGTGTAAGGCTTTGATCTCTGCCACGAACTCAGGGTGAGCCTCTCCGTCTTGTAAATCTCGAATCTTTGCAGCTCCGACCTAAATAAGTTGAAAGAAAGTTACTAAATTTAGCAAGTGGGTTTCGGCTTTGGACCACAAAGGAGGAGAAGACTTTAAACCTTATCAAATCTTGGGAAATCGCAGAGATAGACTTGGCTGGAGTCGCCTCGACGGAGCAAGTTCGTGTTGTGGAGGTTTTGTGTTCCGTCTAAGATCTCTTGCCATCGAAACGTGAAGTGAGTAAGTCGTGGTGGAGATAACGGATGAGGATTCGCATCTGTACTTAGCGTTCAAGAAAGAAAGATATTGATTAATCAAGAACCCTAATCTCTTGTGGCATTAGCGGACAGTGTACTTGTGGCACAAGAAATCAGAAAATGAGATTGTCTTCACTCTCTTGCGGCATTAATGAACCGGTTGATTTCACAAGATCCAGACTTGTTTCGAAAACAAGAACAACTATAATACGATTACTTGCAGGAATGTGCAGAGTAAGAAGTTAACCCTAATGTAACAGAGTGCTTGTGGTACAAGAAATCCGATTTcaaaagactttttttttttaaaaagaggaGAAATCAAAAGGGGACCTTGAGGATAAAGATTGTCTGGGATTGCGATATTGTAGAGCCAAGCGTGGTTGAGGAACTCGTTATTGTCAAATGGGTCTTGTTCATCTAAATCGCCGCCGTCCTGGCCGTTGATAGTTGCAGACGAATCCATTGATTCCGATGATTCTTGTGAGTCTTGCATTACTTGACTTGAGCTTGCTCCTCTAAAACAACACAAGAcctctagagagagagaaaaggaaGATCTCGCTGGAGTTGCTCTTATAGAGGCGCCGGCTTTATATATGGATCATTTTTTGAAAAGATTAtcagaaaaattaaataatacgCAAATTAGTTCCATGGGAAAATTCCTTTTTAGTCTCGATATATGTTGCATGGAAGTCGTTTCCGAATTGGAATCTCTTGGAAACTACAGGAAACtcgtttttttaaatttttgtcttTCTATTTTAGAAACTCGTGTTTCTGTTTTAGAAACGCTAGAACTTTTTCATTGGTTATGACTTGTTGTTATGATTTCTAGTTTAGTTAAACTATTTAGTATCTAAGTACTgggtttttgttattttgaatttttaataatgatttattttattttcgtctGATTAAATAGAatgattatttgtttatttatattttaaaatatactaaacataataaaaataaatacaaatattaatcagttacatatatatagacgtTTCTAAAACGTtttcaaagcaaaaaaaatcaaaaatcatgtTTCCATGTTTCGAAACGTTTCGTTTCCGAGTATCCATTTATGTATTCATGCAACCTATCTCGATTATACTATCAGGCGAAATTAAAAGTTTTAGAGtgtttaaatagtttttattaacTAATGAGAAAATGacttttaaaagataaaacacAAGATTTAAACAAGACTACTTATTAACACATACAGATTCTCACTCACGGCAATAAGCTAACTATTCAAAAATAGCATTATTTTGGAAGCTTTGCAGTCTACTAGTCAAGGATTTAAAGACTTTTACACAAAGTTTTGGGTTACATTACCAGATGTAATTTATTACCGACTATAATtttcaaagtttataaaaatttcaGTGCTAAATCATAACTGTTCATTGTGATACAATACTACGAAAAGAACTTATCCATCAAAAATATTGTACATGTAAAACCATTAGGGAGTAAATTACATCATAGAACTTTGTACGTAAAGTCGTTTATAAATATTGCAGATAATTTATCATCAGTTATGAAATTGCCTTGTAATTTACTGTTCTCGTGGAAATAACCTTTAGAGTATGGACTCTTACTTGAAAATTAAAAGATGAACTTTAAAAGCATAAATCATAGAATCCAAAAGGCCATCAAAGAGACTCTGTCACAGATACATTCCACTTTGATCTTTAGATCTTCGAAGTGAATCTCTCTTCAGTCTTCTTTACCAATTTTGCTTGAACTGTCGTCACTACTCTGACACTCATTTCCTGATTTAGAAGCATCCATCCTAAAGGCAAACGACTTCTTGTGAATACATTACAATCTAGAGACTTTGAGGAAGAGGGGGAGGAGGAATCTTACTTGCGAATGAATTGACCTTTGATGCGAGGCCGTTGCTCAGCTAGTTTCTTCCTGCTATGGTACCTTACCTAAAAGCAAAACACACCAAACAAAACCATGCCATAACTTTCTTGCCTCCCAAGAAATGAGAGCTTAAGCTTGTTTAGAGATAAGATACCTTCTTCTCAAAACATCGCTCTTTACGTTTAAGGCGAAACTTCATCAGAGCAGCCTCTCTTTGTGCGGCTCGGTCGCTTCCACTAGACTGCTGATTCGAAGGATTGTCACTGCTTGAACTGGAACCAATTATTTTGGCAACGGAACTGTCTTGAGGAGAACAGCTTCCTACGTTTTCTTCTGGAGCCTGCTCAGCAAAGTTTAAATCCTTCGATGAAACCGGCATAGATTTCAAAGACGACACTAAGCATCGTAGACAAAATATACCTTGTTAGCAGAAGTAGCACCGTTGTTGTATCTGCGTGTcacacaagaaaagaaaaaaaaagagcttcAAATCACTCACAGGTTCGACAATCCTTTAGGAGTTGAGGTCAAGAACTTACTTTGAGAATGCAGAGTGATTTGAATGCCTCAGAACACTTCGATCACCACCGACTCTCTGATCTCCAGCCTCTTTTGGTTTTGTAAAAGTAAGCTCTAGTGATTGCAAATCTTCAGGGTTAGATGAAGGTGTTTTGGTCTCTACTTGTGAGTTACCAGAGGAGCGATTCAGCAAGTCATCATTGTTTCTCTCCAAAGCTATAACAGCTTTCTTACTCATACATTGTCCTGCCTGCGATCCCATGCCTACAGTAGCATCATCTAAAGTCGTCAGTTTGAAAAAGGGAGAGAATCTTGGAATGGTTCCATTTGATTGACTAATGAGTTGGTGCGTTACCTATTTGTCCATTCTCATCTTCAACCTCCTTCAGTTTCTTAAGACGTTCGCATTCGTTGCCATAGGTTCCCACGTTAACATCACTGGCTCTTTTGGTCCAAGAGCTCTAACATTATAATGcaaaaccaataaaaattcaCAAAGAGATACCCTCAGATATTGTTATAATCTAACGCCATAGAAACAGATTACCTGAGTTCCACTCCCATGATCACTCCCACCCTCTCCGTTACTCAATCCATTACTCCCATTATCATCATTCCCGTTATCTTCATCACTCATGCTGGCATCATCTTCTGACCCTTCATCAGTGCTTTCAGTTTTCACTGACTTCTTGTTGTGTATCCCACTCTCACTCCCGCTGCCGCTAGACTATTATATCAAGGAAACGCAtaagtaaaaagaaataaaaacactGAGTAACTTTTGTAGAAACATGTAATCAGAGAAGATGTCTTACGCTGTGGCATCTTCTCCAGACATGCTGCCAAAGATTCTTCAGCTCGTTCTTTCTAATAGGTTTCACGAGGAAATCAACAGCACCATTCGACAAACACTTGAACACCAGAACCATCGAATCATGAGATGACATCACTACAAAACGTGGAAAATGATCATCACACACATACTGAAACTAGATCAAGCCAATAGAATGAGGATTTAAGTAAGTACTTATGACGGGGATGTTCTTAAGTGTCTGATGGCTCATAATCTTGGACAACAGACCGGTTCCAGAGTTCACAGGCATAACAACCTCCGTTAAGACAAGATCAATGCAACTGTTCTCGTCTTCTAGGACTTTCCATGCTTCGAGAACATCCGGAACAGCAGTAACTGACACAAAAGTTTCCAAATTTTGGTCAAAAGCAACAACATGAGTGCTGATAAAGAAGGAAGATTCAATACCTTCGTAGCTGCAATTCTTCAAAAGAGCAGTAACAATGTGGCGAGTTGAGTCATCATTCTCCACCAGGAGAACCTTAAGCGATCTAACGGGAAGATATCTCTCCCAGTTAACAACAGGAGCTGAAGGCTGTTGTTGTTGAGTAATCTGTAACAAATTGTTGGCGTTTCCAGCTGTATCTTCTACTCGAGAATCATCTTCTTCGGATGAACCAAACGCTTGTCTCTCGGTTACCACTTCGTTTGTAATATCGTTCTTATTGAAACACATTGTTATTAATAGTGAACTTCTCGTTGAAAGTGTGTCAAGACCAGCCTCCGTGAACAAGATAGAACAGAAGCAGCATCAAATAACACCTAAGATTCTGTAGAAACTTTCCCTCTACTCTGACATAGCACTTGCACATTTCTTCTTTAGCCAAAACTTGTTTTAATCCCTTCACCAAAACCTCAATCCAATaaggaaaaaaacatttaaaactaAATGTTGGAATAGTAACACAATAACCAACTTGTTGGTTCTCTCAAATCAGAAGCTAAGAAACATTGAACTATCAATTTTATCTCAGATCTTGGATCTTCAACTTTCTCAAGTTCCTACAGATTCCTCAGAACCCAGATAGAAAAATCAAACTATAAGCCTAATAAGAAATGAAACTAAGCACAAAACTGAAACATCACCAGATTGTAAAAGCGACAATACAGAACACAAAAAAGATAATACCTTTGTAACTTAAAGCTTATCCATAGATGAACACCACCAGAATCTCTCACCATATCTTACTTCAAAAATCATATATCACGAGAAAGAGCATCTTCACAGTGCTTAATCTGGTTTGCTTAGCATTTTAATCATCCAATAAATAGGGACACTATTCCTTTTTACCAAAACTATGCAGAATCAAGTTGCTACTGAGAGAGAAGATCAAAGGATTGAGACTTGAGAGACTCTGAGCGCAAGTGGGTAAAGggaagaagatatttttatttttttggagtGTTGCTGACGTGGCATTTATAGCTTACGTGTCATATGGGACCCGATGTGCGTGTTGCGATTTGCGCGTTTCCGGATTGGTGACGTGGACAAAATCAAAAGCTGGGAGCTTGAGAAATGATACTCGGTTTGCCACCCTAAACCGAATCTTTCACGGTGGATCGATTGCGAGTGCGCTAACGTTTATAGAACGACGACGTTTGTTTCATTCCCGAgactttccatttttaaaatagGTAATTTATTGGTTACGAAAAGTgaggaaaaaaaaggaaactacGGATAATTTCCTTTTTCTAAACTTTCCTTTTTTCCTGAAGGAGCAGATGATGTGAGTATAAATATATGACTACCCCCATGGATCCAATAATCATTCGAAACAATCTGTAACACTTGTCCAATATAAACACAGACTCTATAAGATTATATTCTCTGTTCAATGGCAATTACCGATAACAATAATCCCTTTTCCATGTCGACCATGTCTAATGCATTACAACACATCCCTTTCTCTAAAGGAGTCTCCGGTTCCATCCCTCCTCCGGGATTCGCCCCACGCTCCTCCTCCACCGTAGCAGACACTCGCTCAAACTCTCTGTTCAACGTTATGACTAGCGGCAAAGGCTTGGCCCAGTTTAAAGATATCATCTCAAAGTCTGACCGAAAAGAGCTTCAGCTGATGGCGTCGTTGCTTACGTCAGACTCCGATTACTTCATGGAGGTTGTCAGAAACATTAACGGGTCGAGACGCGTCCAGAAGCTCCTCGGAATATCAGACGCCGTGGACGCTTTATTCTACCCCGCTATCTTGCGCCGGTTCTACCACGTCGTGACCGACAAGTACGCATCCTACGTGGTGATACGAGCTATGCTCGTTTTCGACCAGAAGAAGCAGTATGTAATGTACGAACACCTTCTCCACCACGCGCTCGACATAGCGCGTAATCAGTACGGCTGCATTGCGCTCAACGAGGTCATAACCGATGCGGATGATCCTTTCTACAGAAATCTTCTACTAGACGTGGTAGCGCGCAACGCCCTCTACCTAAGTAATGATCCTTCAGGGAACTTCGTGGTCCAACACGTGCTTGCACTCTATGACTTGCGTTGCACGCATAACGTTGGTGTTAGTCTTCATGGCCATTGCGTTGATCTGTCGTTTAAGAAGTATGGAAGCTACATCGTAGAGAAGCTTCTAGATACTGAGGAATCAATGGCTGTGGTGGTTGTGGAGCTTTTGGAGTGTGAAAGAGGCAGGTTGACGAGGCTGGCGAGGAATGAGTTTGGGAGTTTCGTGGTGGTCAAGGCATTGAAAATCACGCAGGGGATGAATAGGGTCGATCTGTTTAGGGGTTTGGTGCAGAAGCTGATGCCTGTTCGCCACCTTTTGGTTAGGTCTCACGGAAGCAACATTGTAAACTTCTTGGAGTCGACTATTTAAGCTACCTAGCTGGCCACAATAGTCGTGTATGTCTGTGTGTCTGTCTCAAACTAGTTACACAATGCTCAAACTGTTCAAATTTTGATGTGCTATGTTCGAATTTTATGGTAATTGCTAATATCTCGTAAGAAAGGCGTCTTGAGAAAAGTTATATGAATACATGAGTGTtcatttttttgtctttgtttcAAACTAGCTGCAGTGGTCAAATGGTTCAGATTATAACGTGTTAGGTTCATTTTCAATTATTGAGGTATTTAGGAAAGGCTCGTTGAAGAAGAGTTGCAATTTGAGACACAAAAAATATTCATCGAcagttttctttaaaatatgaaattccATAACTAAAACCTAAACATAAGTTCTATCATgtctaattaaaattttaaacaaaaaataactataaacATAGGTTCTATCATGTCTAATTGATCCAccaatttgaaaataaaaagtatCGAGATAGTATTAAATGACCTTAAGGTagcttaaattaaataaagatATCAGTCTTAAAAATAACTTACACTACCAGGGATGGCTTAGTGCAAAAACAAGGAAGGAATCAGTGAGCATCTCCAACTTTTCCACATTCATTTTATACACTCCCACTTTTCCACATCCATTTTATACACTCCAAACAGATTATCTTCATCAGATCTCGCACATGCAGTAACATCGAAACATCTTCGAACGTCTGGTTCTTAACTTCCTACATTAGCACGAGAGCCTATCTTGAAATTTTAGAATACATAAACAATTTAttaagaattttaataaattaaatttttaacagtatatagatatatgtacatatatattaattcatatattactTCAAACATTTTTGGATATTCAAAACCAATATTTCATTTAGCTATGTTAGGATACGTCTTCAGCATGACGCATGCTATTCATCGCCAAGAGAAGAATGTGTGTGCGTTAATTGTGATGTACCATGGATAAGcgtaagagcatgattaatcgGAGTTCTTATAGTAGGATTTTTAGTGTAATATAAGATACGcgttttatcttttaattaagaAACACTAAGAAACGTCTtctaaataagagatataagagcaTGGGTAACGCTGGTCTCTTATTTGGAGTTTTCAACTTatgatttaacatttttatatatttttttttggttaagaaacgtcttatatctcttatttaagagatggTTCTTactttttcttagttaaaaactaagaaccgtctTTTAGccgaaattaaaaacaaattaaaaaatcagagtTAATCATTGTCTAAGAGACGtttcttaacaaaaaaatgtCATGTTCTAAAAATTCCAAATGGGTCTCTtctattaatcatgctctaaagGGATAGTTAATGGATGGTTTATGATGTCTCTGGATAAGCCGAAATCATCAAACTAAAGATTCTGATGCAACCATTTTCTCTTCTCTCGTTCTATTATTTAGATCCGGTTATGACCGATTTCTGCTCATTGGATGATCTTTGCAATGAGAAACGCTTGCTCATGGATCTCGAATCCATGCTTGATGTCCCTTTCTCAATTTGGGGAGACCAATAATGCTagtttacagaaaaaaaaatcatggacTCTTGTGAtgatttcaaaacattttcaaatTTCTCTATTctgtatgtatatacatatatgtttatattgaaGATAATGTAAGTGCCAATTcctcatatatatacatatataaatctatattaCATTTTGATTCAACATGTGTGAAAGGGCACAGCTCAATTAATAAGCGAACCAACAAATGGCCAACTTGTTCTTCCCGTGTCACATCGTACCAAAAGcgatatttaatatttcaaataattGCTCAACCTCAATATAGTAACCACGTGGTTTTGGACATTGTGGAAAACCATGATAACATTATCTATGATATATATTAGGTATGGAGAGCTtgccaaagaagaaaaaaaatcaatttcctTTAACGGGTAGGACGGCGTCCACGTCTTCAACTCAACCTCGTCTACcttatatgattaacatattataatttttaagatACGAAAATGACAGAAACATGAAAAGGATATTATAACATATGATTTAAAATACTAAACAAAGgacttttaataataatttttatctaaatatttaaatttcagaTATCTGTTGtaccatcaatttttttatcatagtCCACAAATGAAAAATGATTGATATATTCAGTAAAAAAATGATTGATATCAACACGGTACAATGCGTACTTGTCCTGAGAACACTATTAACTGAAAGTCTGGAACATTAAGAAGCTGGTAATAAGAAGAACTTGTACAGAGTTGACATGCAAGACATTGGCGATTCAACACCGTAGCTGTAAAGAGGTAGGAGCAatactattattatttgttttgacAACAGAATTATATGTTAgacataattttatattcttataatttCTTCATAATATTTagtggtgttttttttttgtcactataTTTAGTGGTGGTTTATGTCCAACATATGGCTATATCACCATTATATTGATATATACGATAAATCTCAATGtaactataatataataattaaagtaaaattttataagtataactagattttaatctgcgctttgaaagcgcgggataTTTTTCgttgaaaaaattattaatcCATCTATTTGTACACTAATATGTTTAGGCACGTGTGTTCAATTTTTACTTCGactgtaatttgttttttttttttgtttctgtttctgtttcggttgtgattttgtttttttcgaaTTAAAAAATAGAGGGACCATTTGATTATTTGTGAATTTAGGTTTAGTTTAGGATTAATTAGTTTAGCTCTCAGTTTGATTaggataaaaatattaaaaactcgATAAAGTTTTGAGTTTAATTTGGTGCTGGTTCGGTACCTGTTTTTTGGATAATACGgttaaaaatcacatttttatatttttagaacaaaatcttctaaatttaaatatttaacatataatatttttgtgatttcgTTGTATTGGGATATCCGTATCTTACATAGTAATATTTCTTATCTTttttaaatctatttataagttgattttaataatgaaaataaattatatttaaaactctTACAATATATAATAACTTCCCGAAAACtaacaagttttttatttattttaaaattaacatttataatacaaaataagagccattttaaaattaattcataaaaataaccATTTTTAATAAGAACAAAATTATCCAAGTTTATGTTAacgaataaaaaaaagtaaaaacagaGCTTTAAAACCTACATGAtcaaaaattacatgaagagTTGTAGGTAAATTGGGCTTACAAATCAACGACCaacttttgttttctataaCCCAACCCAAAACAGGTTTAAGTATCCTAAAACCGACAAAAGAGAATGCTTAGGTTTTAGGAGAAACGTGGAGAGAAAGTTGGGGGATCTTCTCTTTATTATCAAATATCTCTATCTTCTAAGATTAATATTCGAAAAATTCAGTTaccatgttaaaaaaaaatattatctgcGTGTTCATCAAGTTAATTTAGTTAAATCAGAAAATTTTGtttctatatattatcttttgaaTTTATTGTATGTAGCAATTACGTAAATGGATGTTATAGagaatatttttggaatttatttgatttgaacCCAAAaatctatgagtttctatttattatgttttatattaatatttatatacaaaatttggtaaatatattatattatcttttgaatttatttatattatctattgaatttattttatatagaaattacGTAAATGGATGTTATAGAGAATATTCTTggaatttatttgatttgaatCCAAAAATCTATGAGTATCtatttattacattttatatttatataccaaatttggtaaatataaatatttaattatgtaaatattattGGCTGTTTAAAAGGTCAATAACATTGAAAACCAATGATTTCGAAATAAGCTAACcctataatataatagtataattaatattatttaaagataatatttaatatatttcggCAACTTCAtagaagaaaattttaaataagacaTAGGTATTATAATAAACTCCAATATATTTGGTATATTTTTTTGGACAACGGATTTTTGATGGTGTAAATAGAGTTTGAATAGAGTTACGGTTTGAATAGAgttttagggtatagggttagAACACAAACGAATATGGATGAGTTAACAAACATACACGAAATGGGTTTAAAAAACAATGGATAGATTGTTTAAATTATTGGGTTGTTTTGTTTAGTTGGACATAAACATActaatttctaattttattgGGCTTTTAATTTCTGAAattcattaaaaacaattaaaagagTAATAGAAATTTTTGTAATTAACTGGAAAAGTGAAGGGCATAATCATAAGAAGAATTCTGATTTAATAgtacactagattttgacccgcattAAAACGCGGatgatgtttatttttatagtaatttaataactgataaattaaattattgtataatttaaaatattaacttataTGTTTGGTTGTTTAGGGTTTGTGTTATTAATGTGATGATCGATCTTATCTGATTGTGTCCGTGACAACAATCCAATATGTTAATAATTGACATATAATGAAACAATTTGTTGTCTATAGATAAATGCTCGTATAGCCATATATTACTTGATACAAtgcaaatttgtattttaaaggtaactaacatatataatatattctattaatttaagttataatcttttataaatatGCTTCTACATAATATTTGgtataaaaattgtattttaaaaatttagatgGAAATCAATTGTtaaatacttaatatttgaaatcaCTTATTAACCACCATATGTTAAACAAATTTTGGGCCAACTAATCAATTTTCTTCCTGgccatatttttaaatttggaaCAGGTCTAAAATATAACAGTTTACCCCACGAGAAGAAAATTGTGTTTTCATGTACATATTTCATTCTTTTTTGAACGATTTTTTTATTGTGTTAACTACGTGACTTTATGTGACTTTATGACATTGTTGGTTTCAATCTCTGACTTAAGAATTGTGTGTGCTCTCTAGTTCCCATGACATCCTTCACTACTCATCATCTAGAGGTTGAGTTTATAGGGTTTCTCCACATTTTTTGCTGCTTTTGTGTAATGTACACTCTTAGCTAtcctatatttatttttggctTGACTGCTGTGGCATATGTTATCTCTTGTAATAAAAATTTACTCTATTGTTAGAGAGTAACctatttattaaaaactttaattgattaaaaagaaAACGAATACAATTACAAATGTAGTATAGCTTATACTCAATTTTAATAAGATAATTCATTAGTAATTCCAACATGAGAAAAATATGTCTGATTTAAATAGAGACTGtctaagattaaaaaaattgctTAGAATTAAGAATGGTTGTGGTTGAATCAGTGTTTTAAAAACCGGACCGATCGGACCGTGACTCGaccttttaatcggttttgggTTGCACTAAAACCCGGATTTCAGTTAAGCCGGCAAACCTAGTTAAAACCCGGTGAAACTCGTTAATACCGGTGACCTTGGTTCaatataaaaatcaattttccaaattcaagtaaaaaatataaaatatgcaattttaaaaatattttgtaagaaaatcataatattttaaaatatctatctaAGTAAATTATTTtccataatattttatattatttttaaatttttcattttattttcatatcatttttagattctaacaatgatataaaattttataaaaataattctatagttatatatatagctacttaatctaaaatttaagttaaaatttaaaactcagTTGAACCAGTTGGATCGGTGCGACCATTGACCTAACTACAATGCCGAGTTAACGTTCGGtccggttttcaaaacattggGTTAAATTATGATGGCATCTCTGGGTTTAGTTAAATAAAGGTTGaggcactacaagaaaacgtatctttaccgaggaagtttaacgaggaaaaataatcctcgtaaagaaacgttgattttgcgaggaaagtacgttgagaaagaaaagcatcgttatttcgtcgtaaggtaacgacaaaaaatattcgtcgtaaagacgatgtaaattgacgtggcttttacgaggaaatagtttttcctcgtaaaagccacgtaaatttcgcgagtgctttacgacgaaatattttacgtgtacttaacgaggaaattttgaatccaccaacttggtaggtggctcacgttttttttggccatacaattaattttcgtcgtaatttcatagtaaaattacaactaccagattcgaaattttctataaatatggatgttggaacatcattttaaacacaccaacaacaaaaaacgtgaaagaaaaaaaaatggctggctctgagactatttacgagttgcggaattggatgtatatgcatagagatgctaacgggagagtgacgaaagaataccttgcggggctggagacatttatgcaccaagcagattcaacaccgctcgcccaagaaagtggtaagatgttctgtccttgtcggaaatgcaaca includes the following:
- the LOC103846170 gene encoding probable serine/threonine-protein kinase PBL5, which translates into the protein MQDSQESSESMDSSATINGQDGGDLDEQDPFDNNEFLNHAWLYNIAIPDNLYPQDANPHPLSPPRLTHFTFRWQEILDGTQNLHNTNLLRRGDSSQVYLCDFPRFDKVGAAKIRDLQDGEAHPEFVAEIKALHRANNPNVVKLLGKCVNREHCVIVHEFIPKGSLDHYLFAGNKTNQVLDWYTRMRIAVGVAEALVYVHEELKMIHRDVRASKVLLDEDFMPKLSGFGLATRIVEDEAGVEQQSEISRIKGSTGCIAPETEWFGLVSSKSDVYSYGVFLLTLFTGRKAFDIEELGPARTLTDWLMPVLNIEECMPLVVDAALARWFSAEGLVRLFHVARMCLDQEVVARPTMRFVELMVRHAADYEALEWLPVTKRSSI
- the LOC103845423 gene encoding two-component response regulator-like APRR3, whose amino-acid sequence is MCFNKNDITNEVVTERQAFGSSEEDDSRVEDTAGNANNLLQITQQQQPSAPVVNWERYLPVRSLKVLLVENDDSTRHIVTALLKNCSYEVTAVPDVLEAWKVLEDENSCIDLVLTEVVMPVNSGTGLLSKIMSHQTLKNIPVIMMSSHDSMVLVFKCLSNGAVDFLVKPIRKNELKNLWQHVWRRCHSSSGSGSESGIHNKKSVKTESTDEGSEDDASMSDEDNGNDDNGSNGLSNGEGGSDHGSGTQSSWTKRASDVNVGTYGNECERLKKLKEVEDENGQIGMGSQAGQCMSKKAVIALERNNDDLLNRSSGNSQVETKTPSSNPEDLQSLELTFTKPKEAGDQRVGGDRSVLRHSNHSAFSKYNNGATSANKEDLNFAEQAPEENVGSCSPQDSSVAKIIGSSSSSDNPSNQQSSGSDRAAQREAALMKFRLKRKERCFEKKVRYHSRKKLAEQRPRIKGQFIRKMDASKSGNECQSSDDSSSKIGKED
- the LOC103845423 gene encoding two-component response regulator-like APRR3 isoform X1; its protein translation is MCFNKNDITNEVVTERQAFGSSEEDDSRVEDTAGNANNLLQITQQQQPSAPVVNWERYLPVRSLKVLLVENDDSTRHIVTALLKNCSYEVTAVPDVLEAWKVLEDENSCIDLVLTEVVMPVNSGTGLLSKIMSHQTLKNIPVIMMSSHDSMVLVFKCLSNGAVDFLVKPIRKNELKNLWQHVWRRCHSSSGSGSESGIHNKKSVKTESTDEGSEDDASMSDEDNGNDDNGSNGLSNGEGGSDHGSGTQSSWTKRASDVNVGTYGNECERLKKLKEVEDENGQIGMGSQAGQCMSKKAVIALERNNDDLLNRSSGNSQVETKTPSSNPEDLQSLELTFTKPKEAGDQRVGGDRSVLRHSNHSAFSKYNNGATSANKAPEENVGSCSPQDSSVAKIIGSSSSSDNPSNQQSSGSDRAAQREAALMKFRLKRKERCFEKKVRYHSRKKLAEQRPRIKGQFIRKMDASKSGNECQSSDDSSSKIGKED
- the LOC103845424 gene encoding pumilio homolog 18 — protein: MAITDNNNPFSMSTMSNALQHIPFSKGVSGSIPPPGFAPRSSSTVADTRSNSLFNVMTSGKGLAQFKDIISKSDRKELQLMASLLTSDSDYFMEVVRNINGSRRVQKLLGISDAVDALFYPAILRRFYHVVTDKYASYVVIRAMLVFDQKKQYVMYEHLLHHALDIARNQYGCIALNEVITDADDPFYRNLLLDVVARNALYLSNDPSGNFVVQHVLALYDLRCTHNVGVSLHGHCVDLSFKKYGSYIVEKLLDTEESMAVVVVELLECERGRLTRLARNEFGSFVVVKALKITQGMNRVDLFRGLVQKLMPVRHLLVRSHGSNIVNFLESTI